From Proteiniborus sp. MB09-C3, the proteins below share one genomic window:
- the rpsS gene encoding 30S ribosomal protein S19: MGRSLKKGPFCDDHLLKKVEELNDKNDKKVIKTWSRRSTIFPQMVGHTIAVHDGRKHIPVYVTEDMVGHKLGEFAPTRTFKGHAGSEKTTSVRK, from the coding sequence ATGGGTAGATCCCTTAAAAAAGGACCATTTTGCGACGATCATTTACTAAAAAAGGTCGAAGAATTAAATGATAAGAATGATAAGAAAGTTATTAAGACATGGTCACGTCGTTCAACTATATTTCCACAAATGGTAGGACACACTATAGCTGTACATGATGGAAGAAAACACATTCCAGTATACGTAACAGAAGATATGGTAGGTCATAAGCTAGGTGAATTTGCTCCTACTAGAACATTTAAAGGGCATGCAGGTTCAGAAAAAACAACATCAGTTAGAAAGTAA
- the rplV gene encoding 50S ribosomal protein L22 — translation MEARAIAKHIRIAPRKVNLVAAEIRGRNVDEALAILKFTPKRGAKELEKVLSSAIANAENNFDMDREKLYVYEAYGNQGPTLKRWRPRSQGRAYPILKRTSHIGIVLRERE, via the coding sequence GTGGAAGCTAGAGCTATCGCCAAACATATTCGTATTGCACCAAGAAAGGTGAATTTAGTAGCTGCTGAAATAAGAGGCAGAAACGTTGATGAAGCACTTGCCATCTTAAAATTCACACCTAAAAGAGGCGCTAAAGAATTAGAGAAAGTTCTTAGTTCAGCTATTGCAAATGCTGAAAACAATTTTGATATGGATAGAGAAAAGTTATATGTATATGAGGCTTATGGAAATCAAGGTCCTACATTAAAAAGATGGAGACCTAGGTCACAAGGTAGAGCATATCCAATTCTAAAGAGAACAAGCCACATCGGAATCGTGCTAAGAGAGAGAGAATAG
- the rpsC gene encoding 30S ribosomal protein S3 yields the protein MGQKVNPHGLRVGIIKDWDSKWYADSKQFSEYLVEDNKIREFVKKELFTSGISRIEIERAANRVKVTVNTAKPGMVIGKGGQGVEELRKNLEKLTKKNVTVNVEEIKIPELDAQLVAENIASQLERRVSFRRAMKQAIQRTMRSGAKGIKTSVSGRVGGADMARTEGYSEGTIPLQTLRADISYGFTEANTTYGKIGVKVWIYKGEVLPTAKVEQKKEVTEK from the coding sequence ATGGGCCAAAAAGTTAATCCACATGGATTGAGAGTAGGTATAATTAAAGATTGGGATTCGAAATGGTATGCTGACAGTAAACAATTTTCTGAGTATTTAGTAGAAGATAATAAAATACGTGAATTCGTGAAGAAAGAGTTGTTTACTTCTGGAATATCAAGAATTGAAATAGAGAGAGCAGCTAATAGAGTTAAAGTTACTGTGAACACTGCTAAACCAGGTATGGTTATAGGTAAAGGCGGTCAAGGCGTTGAAGAGCTAAGAAAGAATTTAGAAAAGCTTACAAAGAAAAACGTAACAGTAAATGTTGAAGAAATAAAGATTCCTGAACTAGATGCTCAATTAGTAGCTGAAAATATTGCAAGCCAACTTGAACGAAGAGTATCATTTAGAAGAGCAATGAAGCAAGCTATTCAAAGAACTATGAGATCAGGAGCAAAAGGAATTAAAACATCTGTATCAGGAAGAGTTGGTGGTGCAGATATGGCAAGAACTGAAGGTTACAGCGAAGGAACAATACCTCTTCAAACTTTAAGAGCCGATATAAGCTATGGTTTTACTGAAGCAAATACAACATACGGTAAAATAGGCGTTAAAGTTTGGATATACAAGGGTGAAGTTCTTCCTACTGCAAAGGTAGAACAAAAAAAAGAGGTTACTGAGAAATAA